The Pan troglodytes isolate AG18354 chromosome 1, NHGRI_mPanTro3-v2.0_pri, whole genome shotgun sequence genome includes a region encoding these proteins:
- the CELA2B gene encoding chymotrypsin-like elastase family member 2B, producing the protein MARLHSSLGDRFTLCGSLLPGLKTLCLFTALSCGVSTYLPDMSRMLGGEEARPNSWPWQVSLQYSSNGKWYHTCGGSLIANSWVLTAAHCISSSEIYRVMLGQHNLYVAESGSLAVSVSKIVVHKDWNSDQVSKGNDIALLKLANPVSLTDKIQLACLPPAGTILPNNYPCYVTGWGRLQTNRALPDDLQQGRLLVVDYATCSSSGWWGSTVKTNMICAGGDGVICTCNGDSGGPLNCQASDGRWEVHGIGSLTSVLGCNYYYKPSIFTRVSNYNDWINSVRTGAALSPKALPCSPGLGSAMPTWQLRTPSFLLRARWEPLGGGCRPWQLLSPPWVPKISVWVKLSEKEHESMALSKDVGHSLGMLRALEQEGVMVFVAEPPKKGKAGI; encoded by the exons atggcgcggctgcattccagcttgggtgacaga TTTACATTGTGTGGGTCGCTGCTTCCTGGACTCAAGACCCTTTGTCTTTTCACAGCCCTCAGTTGTGGGGTCTCCACTTACCTGCCTGATATGTCTAGGATGCTTGGAGGTGAAGAAGCGAGGCCCAACAGCTGGCCCTGGCAG GTCTCCCTGCAGTACAGCTCCAATGGCAAGTGGTACCACACCTGCGGAGGGTCCCTGATAGCCAACAGCTGGGTCCTGACGGCTGCCCACTGCATCAG CTCCTCCGAGATCTACCGCGTGATGCTGGGCCAGCATAACCTCTATGTTGCAGAGTCCGGCTCGCTGGCCGTCAGTGTCTCTAAGATTGTGGTGCACAAGGACTGGAACTCCGACCAGGTCTCCAAAGG GAACGATATTGCCCTGCTCAAACTGGCTAACCCCGTCTCCCTCACCGACAAGATCCAGCTGGCCTGCCTCCCTCCTGCCGGCaccattctacccaacaactaccCCTGCTACGTCACGGGCTGGGGAAGGCTGCAGA CCAACAGGGCTCTCCCTGATGACCTGCAGCAGGGCCGGTTGCTGGTTGTGGACTATGCCACCTGCTCCAGCTCTGGCTGGTGGGGCAGCACCGTGAAGACGAATATGATCTGTGCTGGGGGTGATGGTGTGATATGCACCTGCAAC GGAGACTCCGGTGGGCCGCTGAACTGTCAGGCATCTGACGGCCGGTGGGAGGTGCATGGCATCGGCAGCCTCACGTCGGTCCTTGGCTGCAACTACTACTACAAGCCCTCCATCTTCACGCGGGTCTCCAACTACAACGACTGGATCAATTCGGTAAGAACTGGAGCAGCCCTGAGCCCCAAGGCACTGCCCTGCTCACCTGGCCTCGGGAGTGCCATGCCCACCTGGCAACTGAGAACCCCCTCCTTCCTCTTGAGAGCTAGATGGGAACCCCTTGGAGGAGGCTGCAGACCTTGGCAACTGCTGAGTCCCCCATGGGTCCCCAAAATTTCTGTGTGGGTAAAGCTGAGTGAAAAGGAACATGAGAGTATGGCCTTGTCCAAAGACGTTGGACACTCCTTAGGCATGTTAAGA GCACTAGAGCAAGAGGGAGTTATGGTATTCGTGGCAGAGCCCCCAAAGAAGGGGAAAGCTGGCATCTGA